A part of Methanomassiliicoccales archaeon genomic DNA contains:
- the larE gene encoding ATP-dependent sacrificial sulfur transferase LarE has protein sequence MLDKESKLELLKGELQRLGCVAIAFSGGVDSTFLLKVALDVLNENVLAITNISPIIPSYDRELPLNLARLLGAECVITYANPLDDSYFLSNPSDRCYICKRNLFTTIKKKAEEKGFSILLDGANADDIKSHEWGMKAAREIGVRSPLMEVGLTKVEIRELAKKMNLPNSDKPSNTCLVTRIPFNEKISSKKLAMIDEAESYLRTLGIKQVRVRCHGRIARIEVSLEDFDKVLGARAQIVDHLKKIGFVFVDIDLEGYRAGSLSELFDRKDVE, from the coding sequence GTGCTAGATAAGGAAAGCAAATTGGAATTGTTGAAAGGAGAATTGCAGAGACTAGGCTGCGTAGCCATTGCCTTTTCAGGCGGTGTGGACAGCACTTTTCTGCTAAAGGTAGCTCTAGATGTCTTAAACGAGAATGTCTTGGCGATAACCAATATTTCACCAATCATACCTTCTTATGATCGAGAGTTGCCTTTGAATTTAGCACGTCTACTCGGTGCAGAATGCGTGATCACATATGCAAATCCCCTTGATGATTCCTATTTTCTTTCGAACCCTTCTGACAGATGTTACATCTGCAAACGCAATCTCTTCACAACTATCAAAAAGAAGGCGGAAGAAAAAGGATTCTCGATTTTGCTAGATGGCGCCAATGCGGATGATATCAAGTCTCATGAATGGGGGATGAAGGCAGCAAGGGAAATAGGCGTGAGAAGTCCATTGATGGAAGTCGGATTAACAAAAGTGGAAATAAGAGAATTGGCGAAGAAGATGAATTTACCTAACTCTGATAAACCATCAAATACCTGCCTCGTGACTAGAATCCCATTTAACGAGAAGATTAGCTCAAAAAAGCTGGCGATGATAGATGAGGCTGAAAGTTATTTGAGAACGCTTGGCATAAAGCAAGTGAGAGTACGATGCCATGGAAGGATTGCACGGATAGAAGTATCGCTAGAAGACTTCGATAAGGTATTGGGAGCAAGAGCGCAGATTGTTGATCACCTCAAGAAGATTGGATTTGTTTTTGTTGATATTGATCTTGAAGGTTATCGCGCGGGAAGTCTATCCGAGCTATTCGACCGAAAGGATGTAGAATAG
- the larB gene encoding nickel pincer cofactor biosynthesis protein LarB, whose amino-acid sequence MKIREILDLFKNGRIDYSEAENLLRLDFLERISDHTLFDHAREARRSVPEVIFGEGKTPETVSEIVQKIIQRKNVLVVSKASQDHFRAIIDAIGRDGVRWERRARLIVIEKSHTQERIGLIGILAAGTSDIAVAEEAKIIAEIMGCEVMTAYDVGIAGFHRFTDPLLSMLKKGCDAIIVVAGMEGALASVVSSLVDVPVIGVPTSVGYGMGGSGHAALLSMLQSCSPGIAVVNIDNGIGAGAIAALISLRARRIRDLKNVPMESDANTQ is encoded by the coding sequence ATGAAGATTCGTGAAATACTGGACCTGTTTAAGAATGGCAGAATCGACTATAGTGAGGCAGAGAACCTTCTGAGGCTTGATTTCCTCGAGAGGATCAGCGACCATACCCTATTTGATCACGCCCGCGAGGCGCGCAGAAGCGTTCCAGAGGTCATTTTCGGAGAGGGGAAAACGCCCGAAACAGTTTCTGAAATAGTGCAGAAGATCATACAAAGGAAGAACGTATTAGTCGTTTCCAAGGCATCGCAAGATCACTTCCGCGCCATTATCGACGCGATTGGGCGAGATGGTGTCAGATGGGAAAGAAGAGCTAGATTGATTGTAATAGAAAAGAGTCATACTCAAGAAAGAATTGGATTAATTGGAATACTTGCTGCTGGCACCTCAGATATTGCGGTAGCGGAGGAGGCAAAGATAATAGCGGAGATAATGGGATGTGAAGTCATGACTGCATATGACGTCGGAATTGCTGGATTTCACCGATTTACCGATCCTTTGCTGTCAATGCTAAAAAAGGGTTGTGACGCAATCATAGTTGTTGCGGGGATGGAAGGTGCCTTAGCTTCTGTTGTGTCCAGTCTTGTTGATGTTCCTGTGATAGGAGTGCCAACATCTGTTGGCTATGGGATGGGTGGATCAGGTCATGCAGCCCTTTTGTCAATGCTCCAAAGTTGCTCACCAGGAATTGCGGTTGTCAACATTGATAATGGAATAGGGGCCGGAGCAATAGCAGCGCTCATAAGTCTCCGAGCT